The DNA window TCACAGGCGCGGACCTTGGGCGCGCCCGACACTGTCCCCGCCGGGAAGCCCGCGAACAGGGCGTCGATGGCGTCTTTATCCTCCGCCAGCCGCCCGACCACGTTCGACACGATGTGCATGACATGGCTGTAGAATTCGACCGAATAGCTTTCCGTCACCGTCACCGACCCCGCCGCCGCGACACGGCCGACATCGTTGCGCCCAAGGTCGAGCAGCATCAGATGCTCTGCCCTTTCTTTGGCATCGGCCAGCAGGCTTTCGCGATTGGCGGCGTCCTCCACAGCGGTTTTTCCGCGCGGGCGCGTGCCTGCGATGGGCCGGATCGTGACTTCCCCATCGCGCGCCCGCACAAGGATTTCGGGACTCGATCCGATCAGCGCGAAGCCCGGCAGGTCGAGATAATAGAGGAAAGGCGACGGGTTGATCCGCCGCAAAGCGCGGTAGAGCGCAATGGGCGGCAAGGTGAAGGGGCTGGTGAAACGCTGCGCCAGCACCACCTGAAACACGTCGCCCGCCACGATATAGTCCTTCGCGCGGTCCACCATCTGCGCGTAGCGGCCCGGCGCAAGCACGGGCTCCACATCGACATCGGCGATCTCAGCGGGCGCCGCGACGGCGGGGAGGGGCGCGGCCAGCTTCGCCGCCGTCGCGTCGATCCGCTCCAGCGCCGCGTCGATTGCCCTGTCGGCATCGGCAAAGCTGCCTTTCCAGATCGGCGATACGAGATAGAGCTGATCCGCCAGCCGGTCGAAGATCAGGATGACGGTCGGCCGCACGAACAGCATGTCCGGCACGCCGATGGGATTGGGGGCGGGGCGGGGGAGCTTTTCGACCAGCCCGACCGTCTCATAGCCGAAATAGCCGACGAGGCAGGCGAGCGCTGCGGGAAGCTGCGGGTCCATCGCCGCCCGGCATTCCGCCACCAGCGCGCG is part of the Sphingobium amiense genome and encodes:
- the trpE gene encoding anthranilate synthase component I; the protein is MAATGATDGVESARAALSRGESALVWRRQIADTDTPISAALKLFVPDRGDYLLESVEGGAVRGRYSLIGLAPDLVFRAQGNAAEINRQWATDRDAFSPEQGGALAALRALVAECRAAMDPQLPAALACLVGYFGYETVGLVEKLPRPAPNPIGVPDMLFVRPTVILIFDRLADQLYLVSPIWKGSFADADRAIDAALERIDATAAKLAAPLPAVAAPAEIADVDVEPVLAPGRYAQMVDRAKDYIVAGDVFQVVLAQRFTSPFTLPPIALYRALRRINPSPFLYYLDLPGFALIGSSPEILVRARDGEVTIRPIAGTRPRGKTAVEDAANRESLLADAKERAEHLMLLDLGRNDVGRVAAAGSVTVTESYSVEFYSHVMHIVSNVVGRLAEDKDAIDALFAGFPAGTVSGAPKVRACEIIAELEPETRGAYAGGVGYFGPDGNMDSCIVLRTAVLKDGVMHVQAGAGIVADSTAEYEQRECEAKSGALLAAAREAVAVARQAGFGQ